One genomic segment of Oreochromis aureus strain Israel breed Guangdong linkage group 9, ZZ_aureus, whole genome shotgun sequence includes these proteins:
- the LOC116320135 gene encoding B-cell receptor CD22-like: protein MLSSLAACPSDTHLFITAPAEMEALSGSCLQIPCNFSAAGKDEFDSTRPVFGVWIKKDNNIKAHPENEIFNSSGTVNIYPMKITGNLKEKNCTTLFSSLNTTYTNTYYLRIMNWPYRATASCDPLKITIKDSPWRPNITIPGDLKEKQSVTITCSALTPCPHSPPQLTWDLTQDSHNKIEENTDGSFTTKIQQTITLSDTHDGKKISCSARYPVNQGKDTKTAETEETLSVSYAPKDTSASISPSGLVSAGSWVNLTCSSRAKPPVSSFTWFKKSRDGAVKVSEGEIYSFNVTDGGIYYCVATNDLGNQTSAEINVTVGGEQRPISFPRWLLLGGILGMMLLCLIIFVWCLKSKHQTQQQTHNQKSEELVVEEPASKSEGEEENIHYGEISFSALRNEASSDSDQDRGQQQDTVYAQVKVNKPKNTERAHGQEELYAEVKKKL from the exons ATGCTGA GCTCTTTGGCTGCTTGTCCTTCAGACACACACCTGTTCATCACTGCACCAGCAGAGATGGAAGCTCTGAGTGGATCTTGTTTACAAATCCCATGTAACTTTAGTGCTGCTGGAAAGGATGAGTTTGACAGCACAAGACCTGTCTTTGGAGTGTGGATTAAAAAAGATAACAACATTAAAGCTCATCCTGAAAATGAAATCTTTAACAGTAGTGGGACAGTTAACATCTATCCAATGAAGAttacaggaaacctgaaggagAAAAACTGCACCACTCTGTTTTCCAGTTTAAACACAACTTATACAAACACATACTACCTCAGAATTATGAACTGGCCATACAGAGCAACAGCTTCTTGTGATCCTcttaaaataacaattaaag ATTCTCCTTGGAGGCCCAATATTACAATCCCAGGTGATCTGAAGGAGAAGCAGTCTGTCACTATaacctgctcagctctcactccCTGTCCACACTCCCCTCCTCAACTCACCTGGGATCTCACACAAGACTCTCACAACAAAAtagaggaaaacacagatggAAGCTTTACAACTAAAATCCAGCAGACCATCACTCTGTCagacacacatgatggaaagaagatcagctgctctgccagatATCCTGTGAACCAAGGAAAAGACACcaagacagcagagacagaagagacTCTCAGTGTTTCAT ATGCTCCTAAAGACACCTCAGCATCCATCAGTCCATCAGGTTTGGTGTCAGCAGGCAGCTGGGTGAACCTGACCTGCTCCAGCAGAGCCAAACCTCCAGTCAGCAGCTTCACCTGGTTCAAGAAGAGCAGAGATGGAGCTGTGAAAGTATCTGAAGGAGAGATTTACAGCTTCAATGTAACAGATGGAGGAATTTATTACTGTGTGGCCACTAATGATCTGGGTAATCAGACATCAGCAGAGATTAACGTGACTGTTGGAG GAGAGCAGAGGCCTATCTCTTTCCCACGGTGGCTGCTTCTCGGAGGAATCCTTGGGATGATGTTACTCTGCTTGATTATCTTTGTTTG GTGCTTAAAGTCAAAGCATCAAACTCAACAACAGACTCAT AATCAAAAAAGTGAAGAGCTGGTTGTTGAAGAGCCAGCAAGTAAatcagaaggagaagaagaaaacatccATTACGGAGAGATCAGCTTCTCTGCGCTGAGAAATGAAGCATCCTCTGACTCAGATCAGGACAGAGGACAGCAGCAGGATACAGTGTACGCACAGGTGAAAGTCAACAAGCCAAAAAACACAGAGCGTGCTCACGGCCAAGAGGAACTCTACGCTGAGGTCAAGAAAAAGTTGTAA
- the LOC120441738 gene encoding B-cell receptor CD22-like gives MNITGNLKEKNCTTLFFNLTTTYTNTYYFRIMNWPYRATAACDPLKITIKDSPWRPNITVEGDLKEKESVTITCSALTPCPHSPPQLTWNLQQDSHNKTEENTDGSFTTKIQQTITLSDTHDGKKISCSARYPVNQGKDTKTAETEETLSVSYVPKNTSASISPSGLVSAGSWVNLTCSSRAKPPVSSFTWFKKSRDGAVKVSEGEIYSFNVTDGGVYYCVATNDLGNQTSAEIHVTVAGHQNSGSLPLSLLLGGILGFILLICLIIFAFTALRLLKYQTQQETQSQTSEELVVEEPTSKTEGGEENIHYGEINFSVLGYEASSVSVQDTGQQQDTVYAQVKVNKPKNGLTQRAHGQEELYAEVRKSENSCVKTLTKKYRDQ, from the exons ATGAATAttacaggaaacctgaaggagAAAAACTGCACCACTCTGTTTTTCAATTTAACCACAACTTATACAAACACATACTACTTCAGAATTATGAACTGGCCGTACAGAGCAACAGCAGCTTGTGATCCTcttaaaataacaattaaag ATTCTCCTTGGAGGCCCAATATTACAGTCGAAGGTGATCTGAAGGAGAAGGAGTCTGTCACTATaacctgctcagctctcactccCTGTCCACACTCCCCTCCTCAACTCACCTGGAATCTCCAACAAGACTCTCACaacaaaacagaggaaaacacagatggAAGCTTTACAACTAAAATCCAGCAGACCATCACTCTGTCagacacacatgatggaaagaagatcagctgctctgccagatATCCTGTGAACCAAGGAAAGGACACcaagacagcagagacagaagagacTCTCAGTGTTTCAT atgTTCCTAAAAACACCTCAGCATCCATCAGTCCATCAGGTTTGGTGTCAGCAGGCAGCTGGGTGAACCTGACCTGCTCCAGCAGAGCCAAACCTCCAGTCAGCAGCTTCACCTGGTTCAAGAAGAGCAGAGATGGAGCTGTGAAAGTATCTGAAGGAGAGATTTACAGCTTCAATGTAACAGATGGAggagtttattactgtgtggcCACTAATGATCTGGGTAATCAGACATCAGCAGAGATTCATGTGACTGTTGCAG GACATCAGAATAGTGGTTCTTTACCACTGAGTCTACTTCTTGGAGGCATCCTTGGGTTCATCTTACTGATCTGTTTGATTATCTTTGCTTT CACAGCTCTCAGGTTGTTAAAGTACCAAACTCAGCAAGAGACTCAG AGTCAAACAAGTGAAGAGCTGGTTGTTGAAGAGCCGACAAGTAAAACAGAAGGAGGGGAAGAAAACATCCATTATGGAGAGATCAACTTCTCTGTGCTGGGATATGAAGCATCCTCTGTCTCAGTGCAGGACACAGGACAGCAGCAGGATACGGTGTACGCACAGGTGAAAGTCAACAAGCCAAAAAACGGCTTAACACAGAGAGCTCATGGCCAAGAGGAACTCTACGCTGAGGTCAGAAAAAGTGAGAACAGCTGTGTTAAGACATTAACAAAGAAATACAGAGATCAATGA
- the LOC116309485 gene encoding B-cell receptor CD22-like isoform X1, translated as METVSMLVIVLFVSGALAGCSDNTALSINASKKLEALSGSCLQIPCSFTPKAGQTFDSTRKTFGVWIKNQSQFGNNKGNVIFNSSGAVSTSPMSITGNLSQKDCTTLFSNLTTTYTNTYFFRVESEPFKATAACDPLQITVRDSPWRPKITIPGDLKEKESVTITCSALTPCPHSPPQLTWNLQQDSHNKIEQNTDGSFTTKIQQTITLSDTHDGKKISCSARYPVNQGKDTKTAETEETLSVSYVPKDTSASISPSGLVSAGSWVKLTCSSRAKPPVSSFTWFKKSRDGAVKVSEGEIYSFNVTDGGVYYCVATNDLGNQTSAEIHVTVADAPKDTSASISPSGLVSAGSWVKLTCSSRAKPPVSSFTWFKKSRDGAVKVSEGEIYSFNVTDGGVYYCVATNDLGNQTSGGIHVTVAESTLVLLLGGISGIILLICLIIFLWWSKSMRRTQQQTRIQPHEERVVEGPANNTEKEEENIHYGEISFSKLGFESPSDSVQDRGEQQDTVYAQVKVNKQENSLTQRAHGQEELYAEVKKK; from the exons GTGCTTTGGCTGGTTGTTCTGATAACACAGCACTCTCCATAAATGCATCAAAGAAGCTGGAAGCACTGAGTGGATCTTGTTTGCAAATCCCATGTAGCTTCACACCCAAAGCAGGACAGACATTTGACAGCACAAGAAAAACCTTTGGAGTGTGGATTAAAAATCAATCCcaatttggcaataataaaGGCAATGTGATCTTCAACAGTAGTGGAGCAGTTAGCACCTCTCCAATGAGTATTACTGGGAACCTGAGTCAGAAAGACTGCACCACTCTGTTTTCTAATTTAACCaccacatacacaaacacatacttcTTCAGAGTAGAGAGTGAACCATTCAAGGCGACAGCTGCTTGCGATCCTCTTCAAATAACAGTCAGAG ATTCTCCTTGGAGGCCCAAAATTACAATCCCAGGTGATCTGAAGGAGAAGGAGTCTGTCACTATaacctgctcagctctcactccCTGTCCACACTCCCCTCCTCAACTCACCTGGAATCTCCAACAAGACTCTCACAACAAAATAGAGCAAAACACAGATGGAAGCTTTACAACTAAAATCCAGCAGACCATCACTCTGTCagacacacatgatggaaagaagatcagctgctctgccagatATCCTGTGAACCAAGGAAAAGACACcaagacagcagagacagaagagacTCTCAGTGTTTCAT atgTTCCCAAAGACACCTCAGCATCCATCAGTCCATCAGGTTTGGTGTCAGCAGGCAGCTGGGTGAAGCTGACCTGCTCCAGCAGAGCCAAACCTCCAGTCAGCAGCTTCACCTGGTTCAAGAAGAGCAGAGATGGAGCTGTGAAAGTATCTGAAGGAGAGATTTACAGCTTCAATGTAACAGATGGAggagtttattactgtgtggcCACTAATGATCTGGGTAATCAGACATCAGCAGAGATTCATGTGACTGTTGCAG ATGCTCCTAAAGACACCTCAGCATCCATCAGTCCATCAGGTTTGGTGTCTGCAGGCAGCTGGGTGAAGCTGACCTGCTCCAGCAGAGCCAAACCTCCAGTCAGCAGCTTCACCTGGTTCAAGAAGAGCAGAGATGGAGCTGTGAAAGTATCTGAAGGAGAGATTTACAGCTTCAATGTAACAGATGGAggagtttattactgtgtggcCACTAATGATCTGGGTAATCAGACATCAGGAGGGATTCACGTGACTGTTGCAG AGTCCACACTGGTCCTACTTCTTGGAGGAATCTCTGGGATCATCTTACTCATTTGTTTGATAATCTTTCTTTG GTGGTCAAAGTCAATGCGTCGAACTCAACAACAGACTCGG ATTCAACCACATGAAGAGCGGGTCGTTGAAGGGCCAGCaaataacacagaaaaagaggaagaaaacatCCATTATGGAGAGATCAGCTTCTCTAAGCTGGGATTTGAATCACCCTCTGACTCAGTGCAggacagaggagagcagcaggaTACGGTGTACGCACAGGTGAAAGTCAACAAGCAAGAAAACAGCTTGACACAGAGAGCTCATGGCCAAGAGGAACTCTACGCTGAGGTGAAGAAAAAATGA
- the LOC116309485 gene encoding sialic acid-binding Ig-like lectin 12 isoform X3 gives METVSMLVIVLFVSGALAGCSDNTALSINASKKLEALSGSCLQIPCSFTPKAGQTFDSTRKTFGVWIKNQSQFGNNKGNVIFNSSGAVSTSPMSITGNLSQKDCTTLFSNLTTTYTNTYFFRVESEPFKATAACDPLQITVRDSPWRPKITIPGDLKEKESVTITCSALTPCPHSPPQLTWNLQQDSHNKIEQNTDGSFTTKIQQTITLSDTHDGKKISCSARYPVNQGKDTKTAETEETLSVSYVPKDTSASISPSGLVSAGSWVKLTCSSRAKPPVSSFTWFKKSRDGAVKVSEGEIYSFNVTDGGVYYCVATNDLGNQTSAEIHVTVAESTLVLLLGGISGIILLICLIIFLWWSKSMRRTQQQTRIQPHEERVVEGPANNTEKEEENIHYGEISFSKLGFESPSDSVQDRGEQQDTVYAQVKVNKQENSLTQRAHGQEELYAEVKKK, from the exons GTGCTTTGGCTGGTTGTTCTGATAACACAGCACTCTCCATAAATGCATCAAAGAAGCTGGAAGCACTGAGTGGATCTTGTTTGCAAATCCCATGTAGCTTCACACCCAAAGCAGGACAGACATTTGACAGCACAAGAAAAACCTTTGGAGTGTGGATTAAAAATCAATCCcaatttggcaataataaaGGCAATGTGATCTTCAACAGTAGTGGAGCAGTTAGCACCTCTCCAATGAGTATTACTGGGAACCTGAGTCAGAAAGACTGCACCACTCTGTTTTCTAATTTAACCaccacatacacaaacacatacttcTTCAGAGTAGAGAGTGAACCATTCAAGGCGACAGCTGCTTGCGATCCTCTTCAAATAACAGTCAGAG ATTCTCCTTGGAGGCCCAAAATTACAATCCCAGGTGATCTGAAGGAGAAGGAGTCTGTCACTATaacctgctcagctctcactccCTGTCCACACTCCCCTCCTCAACTCACCTGGAATCTCCAACAAGACTCTCACAACAAAATAGAGCAAAACACAGATGGAAGCTTTACAACTAAAATCCAGCAGACCATCACTCTGTCagacacacatgatggaaagaagatcagctgctctgccagatATCCTGTGAACCAAGGAAAAGACACcaagacagcagagacagaagagacTCTCAGTGTTTCAT atgTTCCCAAAGACACCTCAGCATCCATCAGTCCATCAGGTTTGGTGTCAGCAGGCAGCTGGGTGAAGCTGACCTGCTCCAGCAGAGCCAAACCTCCAGTCAGCAGCTTCACCTGGTTCAAGAAGAGCAGAGATGGAGCTGTGAAAGTATCTGAAGGAGAGATTTACAGCTTCAATGTAACAGATGGAggagtttattactgtgtggcCACTAATGATCTGGGTAATCAGACATCAGCAGAGATTCATGTGACTGTTGCAG AGTCCACACTGGTCCTACTTCTTGGAGGAATCTCTGGGATCATCTTACTCATTTGTTTGATAATCTTTCTTTG GTGGTCAAAGTCAATGCGTCGAACTCAACAACAGACTCGG ATTCAACCACATGAAGAGCGGGTCGTTGAAGGGCCAGCaaataacacagaaaaagaggaagaaaacatCCATTATGGAGAGATCAGCTTCTCTAAGCTGGGATTTGAATCACCCTCTGACTCAGTGCAggacagaggagagcagcaggaTACGGTGTACGCACAGGTGAAAGTCAACAAGCAAGAAAACAGCTTGACACAGAGAGCTCATGGCCAAGAGGAACTCTACGCTGAGGTGAAGAAAAAATGA
- the LOC116309485 gene encoding sialic acid-binding Ig-like lectin 12 isoform X2, translated as METVSMLVIVLFVSGALAGCSDNTALSINASKKLEALSGSCLQIPCSFTPKAGQTFDSTRKTFGVWIKNQSQFGNNKGNVIFNSSGAVSTSPMSITGNLSQKDCTTLFSNLTTTYTNTYFFRVESEPFKATAACDPLQITVRDSPWRPKITIPGDLKEKESVTITCSALTPCPHSPPQLTWNLQQDSHNKIEQNTDGSFTTKIQQTITLSDTHDGKKISCSARYPVNQGKDTKTAETEETLSVSYAPKDTSASISPSGLVSAGSWVKLTCSSRAKPPVSSFTWFKKSRDGAVKVSEGEIYSFNVTDGGVYYCVATNDLGNQTSGGIHVTVAESTLVLLLGGISGIILLICLIIFLWWSKSMRRTQQQTRIQPHEERVVEGPANNTEKEEENIHYGEISFSKLGFESPSDSVQDRGEQQDTVYAQVKVNKQENSLTQRAHGQEELYAEVKKK; from the exons GTGCTTTGGCTGGTTGTTCTGATAACACAGCACTCTCCATAAATGCATCAAAGAAGCTGGAAGCACTGAGTGGATCTTGTTTGCAAATCCCATGTAGCTTCACACCCAAAGCAGGACAGACATTTGACAGCACAAGAAAAACCTTTGGAGTGTGGATTAAAAATCAATCCcaatttggcaataataaaGGCAATGTGATCTTCAACAGTAGTGGAGCAGTTAGCACCTCTCCAATGAGTATTACTGGGAACCTGAGTCAGAAAGACTGCACCACTCTGTTTTCTAATTTAACCaccacatacacaaacacatacttcTTCAGAGTAGAGAGTGAACCATTCAAGGCGACAGCTGCTTGCGATCCTCTTCAAATAACAGTCAGAG ATTCTCCTTGGAGGCCCAAAATTACAATCCCAGGTGATCTGAAGGAGAAGGAGTCTGTCACTATaacctgctcagctctcactccCTGTCCACACTCCCCTCCTCAACTCACCTGGAATCTCCAACAAGACTCTCACAACAAAATAGAGCAAAACACAGATGGAAGCTTTACAACTAAAATCCAGCAGACCATCACTCTGTCagacacacatgatggaaagaagatcagctgctctgccagatATCCTGTGAACCAAGGAAAAGACACcaagacagcagagacagaagagacTCTCAGTGTTTCAT ATGCTCCTAAAGACACCTCAGCATCCATCAGTCCATCAGGTTTGGTGTCTGCAGGCAGCTGGGTGAAGCTGACCTGCTCCAGCAGAGCCAAACCTCCAGTCAGCAGCTTCACCTGGTTCAAGAAGAGCAGAGATGGAGCTGTGAAAGTATCTGAAGGAGAGATTTACAGCTTCAATGTAACAGATGGAggagtttattactgtgtggcCACTAATGATCTGGGTAATCAGACATCAGGAGGGATTCACGTGACTGTTGCAG AGTCCACACTGGTCCTACTTCTTGGAGGAATCTCTGGGATCATCTTACTCATTTGTTTGATAATCTTTCTTTG GTGGTCAAAGTCAATGCGTCGAACTCAACAACAGACTCGG ATTCAACCACATGAAGAGCGGGTCGTTGAAGGGCCAGCaaataacacagaaaaagaggaagaaaacatCCATTATGGAGAGATCAGCTTCTCTAAGCTGGGATTTGAATCACCCTCTGACTCAGTGCAggacagaggagagcagcaggaTACGGTGTACGCACAGGTGAAAGTCAACAAGCAAGAAAACAGCTTGACACAGAGAGCTCATGGCCAAGAGGAACTCTACGCTGAGGTGAAGAAAAAATGA